From the Lampris incognitus isolate fLamInc1 chromosome 10, fLamInc1.hap2, whole genome shotgun sequence genome, one window contains:
- the LOC130118956 gene encoding hemoglobin subunit beta-like yields MVEWTEAERKAIVGLWSKISVDEIGPLALARLLIVNPWTQRHFDKFGNLSSPTAIMGNAKVAQHGRVVMGGLDRAVKNLDNIKDAYVDLSHMHSEKLHVDPDNFRLLGECITVCVAAKFGPSVFTAEVQEAWQKFLTVVVSALRRQYH; encoded by the exons ATGGTCGAATGGACAGAAGCTGAGCGCAAGGCCATTGTGGGCCTGTGGAGCAAGATCAGCGTCGACGAAATTGGTCCCTTGGCACTGGCCAG GCTTCTCATCGTGAATCCGTGGACTCAAAGGCACTTCGACAAATTTGGTAACCTGTCCAGCCCCACTGCCATTATGGGAAAtgccaaggtggcccagcatGGAAGAGTTGTCATGGGTGGACTTGACAGGGCTGTGAAGAACCTCGACAACATCAAGGACGCTTACGTTGACCTGAGTCACATGCACTCTGAGAAACTTCACGTGGATCCTGATAACTTCAGG cTTCTAGGTGAGtgcatcactgtgtgtgtggCCGCCAAGTTTGGTCCCAGCGTCTTCACCGCTGAGGTGCAGGAGGCCTGGCAAAAATTCCTCACAGTTGTCGTCTCGGCTCTCCGTAGACAGTACCACTAG
- the LOC130120089 gene encoding hemoglobin subunit alpha-like produces the protein MSLSAKDKSVVKAFWAKVCPKAVEIGSEALGRMLYVYPQTKTYFSHWADTSPGSAPVKKHGAVIMGAVNDSVEKLDDLMGNFGDLSDLHAFKLRVDPANFKFFAHCLIVVMAMYHPAEFTPEVHVAVDKFFQNLSAALSERYR, from the exons ATGAGTCTCTCTGCCAAAGACAAGAGCGTGGTGAAAGCCTTCTGGGCCAAAGTCTGTCCAAAGGCCGTCGAAATCGGAAGTGAAGCCCTGGGCAG gATGCTGTATGTGTACCCGCAAACCAAAACTTACTTCTCCCACTGGGCTGATACGAGCCCTGGTTCCGCCCCAGTTAAAAAACATGGTGCTGTCATAATGGGAGCCGTTAATGATTCTGTGGAAAAACTTGATGACCTGATGGGCAATTTCGGAGACCTCAGCGACCTTCACGCTTTCAAACTGAGGGTGGACCCTGCCAACTTCAAG TTCTTTGCCCACTGCCTGATTGTGGTAATGGCCATGTACCACCCTGCAGAGTTCACCCCCGAGGTCCATGTGGCGGTTGACAAGTTCTTCCAGAACTTGTCAGCCGCCTTGTCTGAGAGGTACCGCTAA